One genomic window of Blastopirellula retiformator includes the following:
- a CDS encoding TrkH family potassium uptake protein: MNFRLVCKFLSIVSLLIGITMTFSLPWAFPALGHRTSEAAIGFETAGFQALVVSIGVCFVCWAGLSYYARSAKGELFRKEAMAVVGLSWVLATVLGGLPFVLSGASRSLSVRLFDSPDHPPQVFNENVEPITKLQYRLVKILVDAQAVGVSPEQLTSADEGDKLIEAFDELKEKPEWTDALIAPEEEPAPGDRYYHYRIRPIKMNIADALFESQSGFSTTGATVIANLEDPVLVPHCILFWRSSTHLLGGLGIIVLFVVVLGQGSAGKALMHNEMPGPSKEGAHSRMQQTAWYFTAIYLALNAVLTVILWLLGMTFFDALCHAFGTMATGGFSTFNDSLGHFYKADPYTGFWIEYVVIVFMVLAGMNFMLLYFLVVKRRLIALWKDVEWRTYMAVLGGATALVIAFGMSYGDFKSHADQSVWSEASDALRCGLFQVVSIMTTTGFGTHDFDQWNSFGRGILFLLMFVGGCAGSTGGGLKVIRHILFHKILYLQIEKAYHPTVIRPLRLGGKPVDDPDLQQNILVYFGLILVLFVFSWMAIITLEPDATWGVSEVHIEHKLIDSATSVAATLNNIGPGLGVIGATQNYANFTWWTKMLFVWLMMLGRLEIFAVAVLFIPSFWRSR; the protein is encoded by the coding sequence ATGAATTTTCGCCTGGTTTGCAAATTTCTGTCGATCGTCAGCCTGTTGATCGGCATCACGATGACGTTCAGTCTCCCCTGGGCGTTTCCTGCGCTGGGGCATCGCACGTCGGAAGCGGCGATCGGCTTTGAAACGGCCGGTTTTCAGGCGCTGGTCGTCTCGATCGGCGTTTGCTTCGTCTGCTGGGCGGGGCTTTCGTACTACGCCCGGTCGGCAAAAGGAGAGTTGTTTCGTAAAGAAGCGATGGCGGTCGTCGGGCTCAGCTGGGTCTTGGCGACGGTGCTGGGCGGTTTGCCGTTCGTACTAAGCGGAGCGTCACGCAGCTTGTCGGTACGGCTGTTCGACAGCCCCGACCATCCGCCGCAAGTCTTCAACGAAAACGTCGAGCCAATCACCAAGCTGCAGTATCGGCTGGTCAAGATCTTGGTCGACGCCCAAGCGGTGGGGGTTTCGCCCGAACAGCTCACCTCGGCGGACGAAGGGGACAAACTGATTGAAGCGTTTGACGAACTCAAGGAGAAACCTGAGTGGACCGACGCATTGATCGCACCCGAAGAAGAGCCGGCGCCAGGTGATCGTTACTACCACTATCGGATTCGCCCGATCAAGATGAACATCGCTGACGCGCTGTTCGAATCGCAGTCAGGGTTTAGTACGACCGGCGCGACGGTGATCGCCAACCTGGAAGATCCGGTCTTGGTGCCGCACTGCATTTTGTTCTGGAGGAGTAGTACGCACTTGCTGGGCGGTTTGGGCATTATTGTGTTGTTCGTCGTGGTGCTGGGGCAGGGATCTGCCGGAAAGGCGCTGATGCACAACGAAATGCCGGGACCGTCCAAAGAAGGGGCCCACTCGCGAATGCAGCAGACGGCGTGGTATTTCACCGCGATCTATCTTGCGCTCAACGCCGTGTTGACGGTCATTTTGTGGCTGTTGGGGATGACGTTCTTCGACGCCCTGTGTCATGCGTTCGGCACGATGGCGACCGGCGGTTTCAGCACCTTCAACGACAGTCTGGGGCACTTTTACAAAGCCGACCCCTATACCGGTTTTTGGATTGAGTACGTCGTTATCGTGTTCATGGTCTTGGCCGGCATGAACTTCATGCTGCTTTACTTTTTAGTGGTAAAGCGGCGCCTGATCGCGCTGTGGAAGGATGTCGAGTGGCGAACCTACATGGCGGTGTTAGGGGGCGCGACCGCCTTGGTGATCGCGTTCGGCATGAGCTATGGCGACTTCAAAAGTCACGCCGATCAATCGGTCTGGAGCGAAGCTTCCGACGCGCTGCGCTGCGGATTGTTTCAGGTGGTTTCGATTATGACGACGACCGGCTTCGGTACGCATGACTTTGACCAGTGGAATAGCTTTGGCCGCGGCATTCTCTTCTTGCTGATGTTTGTCGGCGGTTGTGCCGGCAGCACCGGCGGCGGATTGAAAGTGATTCGCCATATCCTGTTCCACAAGATCCTTTATCTGCAGATCGAAAAGGCGTACCATCCGACCGTCATTCGCCCGTTGCGGTTGGGCGGCAAGCCGGTCGATGATCCTGATCTGCAGCAGAACATCCTGGTCTACTTCGGCCTGATCCTGGTGCTGTTCGTGTTCAGCTGGATGGCGATTATCACGCTTGAGCCCGACGCTACCTGGGGAGTGTCGGAAGTTCACATCGAGCACAAGCTGATCGACAGCGCAACCAGCGTCGCGGCGACGCTCAACAACATCGGTCCTGGTTTGGGCGTCATCGGCGCAACGCAAAACTACGCGAACTTCACCTGGTGGACCAAGATGCTGTTCGTTTGGCTGATGATGTTGGGGCGGCTCGAGATCTTTGCGGTTGCGGTTCTCTTCATTCCTAGCTTCTGGCGTTCTCGGTAG
- a CDS encoding diacylglycerol kinase gives MTSPPYQPAPRTWVAKFRDAFRGIYVGVRAQSSFVVHLIVAAAVVGLAAYLQVDVIRWSLLLLCIALVLAAELFNSAIEWLAKAIDHAENEYLRNALDVASGAVLVTSLGAAIVGGLIFVERLTAV, from the coding sequence ATGACTTCCCCCCCGTACCAACCTGCGCCGCGCACCTGGGTCGCCAAATTTCGCGACGCCTTTCGCGGCATCTATGTCGGCGTACGGGCACAGTCGAGCTTCGTCGTTCACCTGATCGTCGCCGCGGCGGTGGTCGGACTCGCCGCTTATCTGCAGGTCGACGTCATCCGCTGGTCGCTGCTGCTGCTGTGCATCGCGCTCGTCCTGGCGGCCGAACTGTTCAACTCGGCGATCGAATGGCTCGCCAAGGCGATTGATCATGCTGAGAACGAGTACCTTCGCAACGCCTTGGATGTCGCCAGCGGAGCAGTCTTGGTAACGTCGCTTGGCGCCGCGATCGTCGGCGGGTTGATCTTTGTTGAGCGACTGACGGCGGTGTAG
- a CDS encoding nitrilase family protein, which yields MAMIRAATVQFQHLPGDKRANLAKVESWCACAAESGVELIAFPEMCVTGYWHVRNLDRDGVAALAEAVPAGSSTQKLLELASRLQMIIGAGLIEQADDGRLFNTYVVALPDGTVQRHRKLHCFISPYMSSGDQYTTFDTRWGVKLGVLICWDNNLVENARITALQGAEILLAPHQTGGTASRSPHAMGRIDPQLWHDRCQNPAALAAETNGDKGRGWLLRWLPARAHDNGMFILFSNGVGLDDDEVRTGNAMILDCYGRIVAEQLEPEDAMVVADIDLELLENCTGRRWIRGRRPELYGPLTAKSGEELDPREARFSTKSTRS from the coding sequence ATGGCGATGATTCGCGCTGCGACCGTTCAGTTTCAACACTTGCCGGGCGACAAGCGGGCGAACCTGGCGAAGGTCGAAAGCTGGTGCGCGTGCGCCGCCGAGTCCGGCGTGGAGCTGATCGCCTTTCCTGAGATGTGCGTCACCGGTTATTGGCACGTTCGCAACCTCGATCGCGACGGCGTCGCCGCGCTGGCCGAAGCGGTTCCCGCGGGCAGTTCGACGCAAAAGTTGCTCGAGCTGGCCAGCCGCTTGCAAATGATCATTGGCGCCGGGTTGATCGAGCAGGCCGATGACGGGCGGCTGTTCAACACCTACGTCGTCGCGCTGCCCGACGGTACGGTTCAGCGACATCGCAAGCTGCACTGCTTCATTAGCCCGTACATGAGCAGCGGCGATCAGTACACGACGTTTGATACTCGTTGGGGCGTCAAACTGGGCGTGCTGATTTGTTGGGATAATAACCTAGTCGAGAATGCCAGGATCACAGCGCTCCAAGGCGCCGAAATCTTGCTCGCGCCGCATCAGACCGGCGGAACCGCATCTCGCAGTCCGCATGCGATGGGACGAATCGATCCGCAGCTGTGGCATGATCGCTGTCAAAATCCGGCGGCGCTGGCGGCCGAAACCAATGGCGACAAAGGACGTGGTTGGCTGCTGCGATGGCTGCCGGCCCGGGCGCACGACAACGGGATGTTCATCCTGTTCAGCAACGGCGTGGGCCTGGATGACGATGAGGTGCGGACCGGCAATGCGATGATTCTCGATTGCTATGGGCGAATTGTGGCCGAGCAACTGGAGCCCGAAGATGCGATGGTCGTCGCCGACATTGATCTGGAGTTGCTCGAGAACTGTACCGGCCGCCGCTGGATCCGGGGGCGGCGTCCTGAGCTGTACGGGCCGCTGACCGCCAAGTCGGGCGAGGAGCTTGATCCGCGGGAAGCCCGCTTCTCGACCAAGTCGACCCGTTCGTAA